A segment of the Nilaparvata lugens isolate BPH chromosome X, ASM1435652v1, whole genome shotgun sequence genome:
TGATATCCTTCATAGCAAAGCTATTCACGaaacatttatgataatatcAGAACACTGTGTTTTATGATTTTTCGTGTGATATTAATATGGTGTAATTGTTCTTCACAGCAAGATACTCGTTGCAGCTAAATGATGTGATTGGAGTGGGTTACGACCATTACCGTGACTATTCTTGCTGCTTGAACAGTCAGAATAATGATACTGTTGAAGAAATCGGCACAGAAGATTCAATTGAAGAATTCACAAGTCATTCCCATAGCAGCTTCCTCATCCATTACACTTTCAAAGAGAAAAATAACAAATGGGTATATTGTAAGCTTTTGGTGGCTCACAAAGAACCAAGAATTGTCGATAAATGGCTTACAGTAATCAAATCGTATTTGAAGGGTAAGGTTATCAGAAACatttataattgtataatttaaattGAGCGccactttgaaattttttgtagCCAAGTGATGCTTGATTTTTGTACACTTTTTCGCAATAAATAGAAaagattcaaaataataaattgaccTGGCTCTGCATTCTAGTTCTCAATGTAAAACAATGTAATTGAATAATGCATAGTAGTTAATGAGGTCAAGTCAGATACTTATAGATATTGATATTTATCTCACTTGATATATAATCATGAAGCAATAAAACTGCTGCACTATAGCACAGCGTTatgatatttttacaatattgtgCTATAATTAGAATCAGATTAGAATAGAATTACATTCTATTCATTATCTTGTTcataattatttgttcatttttggACTCTGATTACTCTACGGTACATGAACTTCATTGTATTTGTATGCAAGTGATGaatttacaatataaattatttgagTTTGATAATTTTTTGGCATCTTGAACGGATGTAAATTATGTACTATTACAATTCAGGAAAAGAATGAACCTACAAAGTACAGATAAATTTTTATTACAGATGTCGTAATTGTGGAGACAATGATGATATCGCTCTTGTTTGATCAgtgttaatatttttaatagatataagaatagaaacactgaattatttcaagtgattattttattatttcaaaacaattttcatagttttttgatcatgattttataattttgcaCAGGGTTCACTCAACGCCCCAAAAACCTACTGATTTTTGTCAACCCATATGGAGGTAAGAAAAGAGGTTTGAAGATTTACGAGAAAAAAGTCAAACCCCTGTTGGACTTGGCAGGTGTGAAAGTGGATCTCAGAATCACTCAGCGAGCCAATCATGCTAAAGAAACGCTTTTGACCGAAAACCTTGAAGGTTTCGATGGAATTGCTTGCGTTGGAGGGGATGGAACATTCTCAGAGAtcatgaatggtttgttgatcAGGACAACCTTAGATCAAGGGTTGGATGCCAGTGACTTGGATTGCGAATATCCACGCCCAAAAATTAGGGTTGGAGTAATCCCTGGGGGAAGTACTGACACTATCGCTTATTGTATCCATGGGACCACTGATATACGAACTGCAGTTTTACATATTGTAATAGGTATGTATTTCAACTATCCActcattattaatcaatgttttggtaaaattgatattcatattatttgttcaaaaaCTGTTGTTCAAAAACAGAGGACTGATTAGGAAATTTAATATCGTTCTCTTCTTTTATCAAGGAATCATCCACATCATCTCTAAAAAATTGATAGCTTAAACAAATTATTGTTTGTCCATTACTTCGGTCGATAACACTTGAATGATAGTATATAAACTTTGAAAATGTGACTAAAACATGGCAAAGAACGTATTGTTGCATGTTGATAAATAGTGCATATCTCGTGTCATAATCTTGATTCCACCTGCTGAATGTTTCTCCGATCGCATTGGGTGATTTTTTTCTGAAGCAGATGTGATTTCAATGCTCATTGAATGATTATTTCTGTTTGCTGAACGCTCGCATTGTCTGAAAGCAGCTAAATAATGCTCTTTTGTTCTATTCCAATTTTTCTCATGAGTAGAGCAGTTATGAATTATGTGATAGTAACTGGTATTCCAATACATGCATTgtgcattatttatttattactgcaTATATCAGACGGGATTTGTGAATTGAGTCCAGCAATTATATGAAAGTAATTGgtattttaaaatatgaattGTGCACTATCTATTTATAATTGCATATATCAGATGTTAACTATAAAGTGAGGGAGAGCTAAACTCAAAAAACATTTAATGTCTCAGATGGCTGTTAGAAATCATTCTGAacaactttaaattatttttattttaataattattttgggGTTTCAGGTCAAAGTACTGGACTGGATGTTAGTAGTGTCCACAACAAGAGTAAACTACTATGCTTTTATGCTAGTGTCATGTCGTATGGATATTTGGGTGACATTATTCGAGACAGTGACAACTTTCGATGGATGGGTCCAAAGCGCTACAATTATTCAGGTTTGATCACTTGCTTTAATCTATTTTGTAGGATGCTCCTTGTAACGTTTGTTGGAACTAGATCTATTAGTATACATAAAATGCTGTATTCAATGAAATACGTGATCAATGTGTAAACAAGAAATGACAAAGGATAGTTTAAAACTGTGTCTAAAAGTTACTACAGTTGTACGTGGGGTCTATTTGCTGCTGCGCCTATAGccagtatattattttatttcacttcTCCCCTGGAGTTCAGGCTTAGTAGTGgacaagaaataatattgatctgCCCTACCTGGAAAGCAGAGAACATTTTTTCGACGTGTTCATGGCAACAAATTAATCCCATTTCAAGTTCACCCTCATAAAACAAAAGATATTCTATTCACTTGTACTTTGattatgtttttataaaattaaagtCATATTTAAAAGTAGGgaaatcatattaaactaatgTGTATCATCTTTCTCCTCATATATTCCAGTCActatatttatacattattgcttgtaatatatattgtagttctgatttttcaatgtattgTTCATAAGAGATGTCCAGACACCAGATACAgcactctatctcatatagattcccAGGTTCACCTGATAACATGctctttttattttgaaaaacacctactttttagcttcaaccatcatcacta
Coding sequences within it:
- the LOC120354595 gene encoding ceramide kinase-like, encoding MAQAASEDILDSVLLTTFKINGRRYKVLLNHGTLIWETEKSPVTRYSLQLNDVIGVGYDHYRDYSCCLNSQNNDTVEEIGTEDSIEEFTSHSHSSFLIHYTFKEKNNKWVYCKLLVAHKEPRIVDKWLTVIKSYLKGFTQRPKNLLIFVNPYGGKKRGLKIYEKKVKPLLDLAGVKVDLRITQRANHAKETLLTENLEGFDGIACVGGDGTFSEIMNGLLIRTTLDQGLDASDLDCEYPRPKIRVGVIPGGSTDTIAYCIHGTTDIRTAVLHIVIGQSTGLDVSSVHNKSKLLCFYASVMSYGYLGDIIRDSDNFRWMGPKRYNYSGFKSSLPIMGMKERLYFL